A genomic stretch from Spodoptera frugiperda isolate SF20-4 chromosome 14, AGI-APGP_CSIRO_Sfru_2.0, whole genome shotgun sequence includes:
- the LOC118279321 gene encoding uncharacterized protein LOC118279321 → MIVCAVRNSEFETMEDKEKDPQYSLEKCSYRFLQQTAKSMGLPSNVKKMYLIQLINAKRFSSEHAVALLIKQVRRERQHCSMLRKKAAKNRLKKNAQQSSEISSTSNGQSPPITHTPKRVSHILIRYSPEVHSPNKYPRTVQKSISITSSDRVLRSFNRIKKPSYLLNENLMSLLDSPEQRTERVNNTNKVEKCRIMKRVYAKKIFDGRHCFNNGEIVPAHRDATTSPPPTRRQRRLSGVYPLQPEDIKLPTVTVRRADGSISKLKAIIQKPLQQITDTPSNHRKEPLQITEKPHTEQNLVEIPQNVNYRPSNADTRTPNYNNQLTNWPTIGYRTSSASEIPHNLNYMSQNMAVTTFNYNYQVPSNALVNVPHNYARYSNSSEDTMSVGYRDNQSDDYGVYYHKKIRAEQVRSLRSREMARSAELECQLPRINEVFSKFSSVYCRDVTQPLYVQVDNEPEIAPPLQSYIPDPRVQYQVNTPSLEKFYNFKTANQCLLQTTSANNTRTVYSTPVISTAKAQPSSASHGLYNIASPPRDNQTPYNQAQYNQAPYNPAQYNQAQYNQVQYNQGQYNQGVYMNHEEMPRVHDFFRSFHCDDDAVNDPQPLAHTADFHRSTSSIATLTSQEQEQTANITIPEMVEDAFEIISQDGDYMERMGMDIRMQCILCNWAGPKIILEYHIRKEHAGQIVECAGSECVARYSLGALTARRRCLTHVLQLRGDLYLLSAQYRDPDDFIASLSTLSFEPDAPKTGSMTIYNKVTGEPFTWQGEITDLPLCMPYENSPNCFRLSLSKMDLLPNSANLKLLNRELVVRSPTKVVVGQPELDNIHINLIVKIFD, encoded by the exons ATGATAGTTTGTGCAGTTCGAAATTCTGAGTTCGAAACCATGGAAGACAAAGAGAAAGATCCACAATATTCGCTGGAAAAGTGTTCGTACAGGTTTCTGCAACAAACTGCGAAGTCTATGGGCTTGCCGTCGAATGTAAAG AAAATGTACCTGATTCAGCTGATAAATGCGAAGAGGTTTAGCAGTGAGCATGCAGTGGCGCTGCTCATCAAGCAAGTGCGTCGGGAACGCCAACACTGCTCCATGTTACGAAAGAAAGCTGCTAAAAATCGTCTGAAGAAGAATGCACAG CAAAGTTCAGAGATATCGTCGACAAGCAATGGCCAGTCTCCACCAATAACCCATACACCGAAGAGAGTCAGCCACATCCTCATTCGATACAGTCCAGAAGTGCACTCCCCAAACAAATATCCACGGACCGTACAAAAGAGCATCTCTATAACCAGCAGTGACCGAGTACTGCGAAGCTTCAATCGGATTAAAAAGCCAAGTTACTTACTCAATGAGAATTTGATGAGTTTGCTTGATAGCCCGGAACAGAGGACCGAACGGGTCAACAATACCAATAAGGTAGAAAAGTGCAGAATTATGAAGCGGGTGTATGCTAAGAAGATTTTTGATGGTCgtcattgttttaataatggagAGATAGTGCCTGCACACAGAGATGCG ACCACCTCCCCACCACCAACTAGAAGACAGCGAAGACTAAGCGGTGTCTACCCCTTGCAGCCGGAAGACATCAAGCTGCCCACCGTAACAGTGAGACGGGCAGACGGCAGCATTTCCAAACTAAAAGCTATTATACAGAAACCACTACAACAAATCACTGATACACCGTCCAACCACAGAAAGGAACCTTTACAAATAACTGAAAAACCGCACACAGAACAGAATTTGGTAGAAATACCACAAAATGTAAACTATAGACCGTCTAATGCGGACACAAGGACTCCAAATTACAATAATCAGCTAACAAACTGGCCTACTATCGGGTATAGAACTTCATCTGCATCTGAAATACCACACAATTTGAACTACATGTCTCAGAATATGGCAGTAACTACATTCAACTACAACTATCAAGTACCAAGTAATGCTTTAGTAAATGTACCGCACAACTATGCCAGATATAGCAACAGTTCCGAAGATACTATGTCAGTTGGTTACCGAGACAACCAGTCTGATGACTATGGAGTGTATTATCATAAGAAGATTAGAGCTGAACAGGTCAGGTCTTTGCGGAGTAGGGAGATGGCGAGAAGTGCTGAGCTGGAGTGTCAGCTGCCGAGGATCAATGAAGTGTTCAGTAAATTCAGTAGTGTTTACTGTAGGGATGTTACGCAACCATTGTATGTGCAAGTTGACAATGAGCCGGAGATTG CCCCACCGCTCCAATCCTACATCCCGGATCCCCGCGTCCAGTACCAAGTGAACACTCCAAGCTTAGAGAAGTTCTACAACTTTAAGACCGCCAACCAGTGTTTGCTGCAGACCACCTCCGCTAACAACACGAGAACGGTCTACTCTACACCTGTTATATCTACTGC CAAGGCGCAGCCATCATCCGCGAGCCACGGCCTCTATAACATTGCTT CTCCGCCGCGGGATAACCAAACGCCATATAACCAGGCGCAATATAACCAGGCACCGTATAACCCGGCGCAATATAACCAGGCGCAATATAACCAGGTGCAATATAACCAAGGCCAATATAACCAGGGCGTGTATATGAACCACGAGGAGATGCCGCGCGTCCACGACTTCTTCAGGAGTTTCCACTGTGATGATGACGCTGTTAATG ACCCTCAACCTCTAGCGCACACGGCGGACTTCCACCGCTCGACGTCGTCCATAGCGACGCTGACGTCCCAGGAACAGGAGCAGACCGCCAACATCACCATACCGGAGATGGTGGAAGATGCCTTCGAGATCATCAGCCAGGATGGA GACTACATGGAACGGATGGGAATGGACATACGGATGCAGTGCATCCTATGCAACTGGGCAGGACCCAAGATTATTCTCGAGTACCATATTAGGAAG GAGCACGCGGGTCAGATAGTGGAGTGCGCGGGCAGCGAGTGCGTGGCGCGGTACAGCCTGGGCGCGCTAACCGCCAGGCGGCGCTGTCTCACGCACGTGCTGCAGCTGCGGGGCGACCTGTATCTACTGTCCGCGCAGTACAGGGACCCGGACGACTTCATTGCGTCATTGTCT ACACTATCGTTCGAACCGGACGCTCCAAAGACCGGCAGCATGACTATCTACAACAAGGTGACAGGAGAACCATTCACTTGGCAGGGAGAGATCACAGACCTACCACTCTGCATGCCATACGAAAATAGCCCTAATTGCTTCAGACTTTCACTCTCTAAAATGGACCTTTTGCCTAACAGCGCTAACTTGAAATTGTTGAATCGAGAATTAGTGGTCCGGTCCCCCACAAAGGTGGTTGTCGGTCAACCAGAGTTGGATAATATACATATCAATTTGATTGTTAAGATATTTGACTGA
- the LOC126911359 gene encoding trichohyalin-like, whose translation MEECGYCKEKEKKQKGYLEEIEKEKIIECQKALEREKIAKGIRSTKADVKSLKAQQLMQVEEKRCIERAEQNVDMMWHQVLMDDYKRKEHLERLAAQKRQQETMERRRCYDEQIASANKKRQELIRQEREKENRKFEKIKKKMEQDHYEAIKKKKEQQETNKKNFIEGHEQKLNRIRNEKMRAREIDNNTIRVALEELRKERERNRIQMKNLQIEKQICIKNYNCARRMASAMEQEAEVIADEWQREAQDKTDEHMRQVEQEQRACKEKAAEEYRRHIEARNQALEEAKYERSQRMERVTRTALTELQRKIDCANQELRRQAEYRHNLSCQIRDNERHLESELINIENKDRPHTRKAAMFKDVMATRYASSPARTSTNPVHPFRRLLETTDKKEALHLPSIG comes from the exons ATGGAGGAGTGTGGCTATTGTAAGGAAAAGGAGAAGAAGCAGAAAGGTTATCTGGAAGAGATTGAGAAGGAGAAAATAATTGAATGTCAGAAGGCTTTGGAGAGGGAGAAAAT AGCAAAGGGTATACGCAGTACAAAGGCAGACGTGAAGAGCCTGAAAGCACAACAGCTGATGCAAGTGGAAGAGAAGAGGTGTATAGAGAGAGCGGAACAAAACGTGGACATGATGTGGCACCAAGTTCTCATGGACGATTATAAGAGAAAG GAACATCTAGAGAGACTAGCAGCTCAAAAGAGACAGCAAGAGACAATGGAAAGGCGAAGATGTTACGACGAACAAATAGCGAGCGCCAACAAGAAGAGACAGGAGCTGATACGACAGGAGAGGGAGAAGGAGAATAGGAAGTTTGAGAAGATCAAGAAGAAAATGGAACAAGATCATTATGAAg CtataaagaagaagaaagaacaGCAAGAAACGAACAAAAAGAACTTCATAGAAGGACACGAGCAGAAACTGAATCGGATCAGAAACGAGAAGATGAGAGCGAGAGAGATAGACAACAATACCATACGAGTAGCGCTGGAAGAGCTGAGGAAAGAGCGAGAGAGGAATAGGATACAAATG AAAAATCTACAAATAGAAAAGCAGATCTGCATCAAGAACTACAACTGTGCTAGAAGAATGGCGTCCGCTATGGAGCAGGAGGCGGAGGTGATCGCTGACGAGTGGCAGCGGGAGGCGCAGGACAAGACCGACGAACATATGAGGCAGGTCGAGCAGGAACAGCGAGCGTGTAAAGAG AAAGCAGCAGAAGAATACAGGCGTCACATCGAGGCTCGAAACCAGGCGTTGGAGGAAGCAAAGTACGAGAGAAGCCAGCGCATGGAGCGGGTGACGAGGACCGCGCTGACTGAGCTGCAGCGCAAGATAGACTGCGCCAACCAGGAGCTGCGCAGACAGGCCGAGTACAGGCACAATCTGAGCTGCCAGATTAGGGACAATGAGAGGCATTTG GAGTCAGAATTGATAAACATAGAAAACAAGGACAGGCCCCACACCAGAAAAGCTGCAATGTTCAAGGATGTCATGGCGACGAGATACGCGAGCTCTCCAGCAAGAACTAG TACGAACCCTGTTCATCCCTTTCGTCGGTTATTGGAAACAACAGATAAGAAGGAAGCTCTTCATTTACCATCAAtaggataa